Part of the Bradyrhizobium sp. AZCC 1721 genome, GTGCGCATGAAATATTCTTATTTCACCCGATGCGCCGCCATCGATAGGACGTTTATCCCCTGCGTTGATATATACTCGCACATGCCAAATGGAACTTGCACCCGGAAATGATTGATCCACTTTATGTTGCGTCGGGATTCGGCGTCGGCTTGCTGGTCGGAATGACCGGTGTCGGCGGTGGCTCGCTGATGACGCCGTTGCTGATTCTACTATTCGGCATCCACCCGTCGACCGCTGTCGGCACCGACCTTCTATATGCCGCGGCCACCAAAACGGGCGGCAGCCTGGTGCATGGCTTTGCACGCAGTATCCACTGGCCGGCAGTGATGCGCCTTGCCAGCGGCAGCATCCCGGCAAGCGTCGTTACCTTGCTCGTGCTGTGGCAACTCGAGCTCAAGGGGGAGGCCGCGCGCAGCCTGGTCAATCTGGTGCTGTGCTTCGCGCTCCTCCTCACGGCGACATCGTTGATCTTCCGCAGGGCGATCATGGATCACTATCGCCGCCGCATGGAAGGGTTCGATGCCGCGGCGACCGGCCGCGCCACCGTGATGGTCGGCGTGGCGCTTGGTGTGCTGGTCTCGATTTCATCCGTAGGTGCCGGCGCAGTCGGCGTCACCGCGCTCTTGCTGCTCTATCCGCGCCTGCCGATGGCGAGCATTGTCGGCTCCGACATCGCGCATGCGGTGCCGCTGACATTGGTAGCCGGCATCGGACACTGGGCGCTGGGTTCGGTCGATTGGGCGCTGATGAGTGTGCTGTTGATCGGATCGCTGCCCGGCATCGTGATCGGCAGCTACTGCGCGGTTCGCGTGCCGGAGACGGTGCTGAGGGTGGTGCTGGCCTCAGTCCTGATTCTGGTGGCCAGCAAGCTCGGCTTCAACGAGCTGCATTTTTCTCAGAGCATCGCAGCCGTGACCGGGAGCGTCGCCCATTAGCGCGTTTTCCAGCGAAGTGGACACCGGTTCGCGTCAAGAAAACGCGTCAAAACAAAAACCCAGAGCCGGTTCTGATTGAATCAGAACCGGCTCTGGGCGCGCTTCCCGGGCCGTTCGAAATTCCTCGTTCGCAATTGCTATGCAGCGGTCCATCCGCCGTCGATCGACAGATTGGCGCCGGTGATCTGGGCGGCATCGTCGCTGCACAGGAATATCGCCAGTGCGGCGACCTGTTCGGAGGTCACGAACTCCTTGGTCGGCTGCGCCTCCAGCAACACGTCGTTGATGACCTGCTCCTTAGTCAGGTTGCGCGCTTTCATGGTGTCGGGAATCTGCTTCTCCACCAGTGGCGTCCAGACGTAACCGGGGCTGATGCAGTTGCAGGTGATCTTGAACGTCGCAAGCTCCAGCGCCACCGTCTTGGTGAGGCCGGCAATGCCGTGCTTGGCCGAAACGTAGGCCGCCTTGAACGGCGACGCCACCAGCGAATGCGCGGAAGCCGTGTTGATGATACGGCCCCAGCCGCGCTTCTTCATGCCGGGGACAGCGGCACGGATGCCGTAGAACGCCGACGACAGGTTAATCGCAATAATGGCTTCCCACTTCTCGGGCGGAAACTCCTCGATCGGCGACACGAACTGGATGCCGGCATTGTTTACGAGGATATCGACCGAACCAAACGTCTTCTCGCCAAGCGCGACCATTTCGGCAATCTCGGCGGGCTTGGTCATGTCGGCGGGCGAGTGCACGGCGCGGACCTTGAAGTCGGTCTCGATGCCGGAACGCTCGCGCTCAATATCGGCCGGCACGCCCATGCCGTTGAGGACGACATTGGCACCGGCGGCGGCAAAAGCGCGCGCGTAAGCCAATCCGATGCCGCTTGTCGAGCCGGTCACGACAGCGGTCTTGCCTTTTAACGTACCCATTCCATTCACTCCTGCTTGCCTGCGGCGGTCTTCGAAACATCCGCCGTCATATCGTAGGCCATCATGGTCTGGCCGGATTGCGGACGCTCCAACACATCCTTGTGACGCATCGACAGATGAACGTCGCGGACGCCTGCGTTCCAGTGTTCGACCATGGCGACATGCGAAAAGTCGTAATCCTTGGATGACGTTTCGTAGTTCTTGCTCTTGTAAATCAGATGCACGACGGTGACGGTGTTTTCCTTGGCCGCGTTGCAGAGAACTGCCACCGACGGATCGTTCTTGAGATCATCGGGCAGCTTTTCGAGCAGCTCGCGCAGCGCCTTCCGCGCGTTGTGCACCTGCTTGTTCTTGTCGGTAGCCATCCGGGTGCGGCTGGAATAGCGGATGTCCTTTTCCCGCTCCGCGGCCTCCAGCAGCGACGTCGGCAATTCGCCGCGCGCGCTGAACAAATCGACCTGAAAGATCAGGAGATCGCGATTGGTCTCCTCGCCCAGCACGTAATCAAGCGGCGTGTTGGAGGCGATGCCGCCGTCCCAGTAGTGCTCGCCTTCGATCTCGATGGAAGGAAAGCCGGGCGGCAGCGCGCCGGAGGCCATGATGTGCTCCGGGCCGATCTTCTTGCCGCGCTTCCTGAAATCGAAATTGTCGAAATATTTCAGGTTGCCCGAGGTTACCCCGACCGCGCCGACGCTGAGCCGCGTCTTCAGATCGTTGATGCGGTCGAAGTCGACCAGCCGCTCCAGCGTTTTCTTCAGCGGCGCAGTGTCATAATAGCTTTGCGATTGCCGGCTGCCCGGCGGCCACAAAGGGGCAGGCGGAATGCGCGGCGTGAAGAAGCCCGGTACGCCGAAGGTCGCAATCAGCGCGGCGCTGGTTTCGTTGAACAGCGAGCGCGCGCGGTCACCTGATGCGACAGGCTTCCATGGCACCGGAGATGACACCAGCTCCCAAAATTCCTTCAGCCGATCGACGCGCTTTTCGCCTTCGTTGCCGGCAATGATCGCGGCATTGACGGAGCCGATCGAAATGCCCGCGATCCATTCAGGTTCAAACCCCGAGCGGCACAGCGCCTGAAAGGCACCTGCCTGATAGGAACCGAGCGCGCCGCCGCCTTGCAGGACCAACACACGCTGCGCTTTGGCGGGCGTGGTTGCCGGCGCAGTATCGGAATAATCCATCGTGACCGTCGGCTAGTGGACAATGACCGGGGCACCGTGGCGGCAGTTCGCGACGGCGTCAATCAGGCAAGATCGAAGCCGGGATCACGCCGAGTTTATCGGCTTGTGAGACGTCGAAGCCCGAATCCGGCGTTGCCTCAGGTTGATGCAAGGATCAGCGTCCAGAACACTTTGTATTTGGTATTTGGAGAGTAAACTGCGGCGATGCCCAATTTTGTGACACCGTTCTTGAGCATATTGGCCTTGTGCGGCGGCGAGTCGCGCCAGCCGGAAAAGGCTTCCGCCATCGTGTGATAGCCGGCCGAGATATTCTCGACGGCAAGCTTCGCCGGATAGCCTGAGGCCCCCAGCCGCTTCTCCAGCGGGCCCTTCACATTGTGGTCCATCTTGTTGCGGGCCGCCATCGCCTGGGACTGCTGCTCCGCCAGCTTGATCAGATCGGGATCGACCACGACGGCGCCGAGGCCGTTGTTCTGGCGATATTGCGAGATCAGGATCGCTGCCGCCACAGGGTCGAGCGTGGCGCCGGGTTGGGCCATGTCGAGATACATGGCCGGTTGTTCCGGAATTTTGACGTCTGCCGAGCAGCCGGCAAGCAGCAATAGGCCGATAATGGCGGTGGTCGCCCGTTTCACTGAAAGAATCCCCCGAAGAGCCCCTAAGCCTGGACGGACGCTTGTTGCATACCAACCGTGGCTGAATGGTGAACGGGCCGTCGTTTCGACGTCATTCCTGCGCGGCAAAGATCCGGTAGCGGCGGGGTTGCAGGCTGATGATTTCGCCGGCCTGGAGTTCCCGGTCCCGGGGGGCGTCGATCTCGATCACGGTCTTGCCCTCCCCGCCCGTCAAGGCGATCTCCGCCCGCTGGATCGGGCCGAACGAGCGGACATGGCGCACCGCGCCCTCCAGCGAGCCGGTTCCGGCGGGCCCGATCTGCATGTCGTGGCGACGGACGAACAGCTTTGAGGCGCCGGAGGCCGCACCATCGGCGGCGATATTAAGCGGCCGGCCGCCGAGCCGCACCGAGCCGCCTGAGACCTCGACCGGCAGCACGATGGATTCGCCGATGAAGCCGTGGACAAAGGCGGTCGCCGGATTGTCATAGACATCGCCGGGCGTGCCGATCTGCTCGATGCGCCCCTTGTCCATCACCACCACGCGGTTGGCGACTTCCAGCGCCTCTTCCTGGTCGTGGGTGACGAAGATCGAGGTGACATGGATTTCGGAATGCAGCGAACGCAGCCATTGCCGCAGCTCTTTGCGCACCTTCGCGTCGAGCGCGCCGAAGGGCTCGTCGAGCAGGAGAATGCGCGGCTCGATCGCAAGCGCGCGGGCGAGCGCAATGCGCTGCCGCTGGCCGCCCGACAACTGGCTGGGATAGCGGTTTGCCAGCCAGTCGAGCTGCACCAGGTCGAGCAATTCCTTGACGCGGGCACGGATCGTGGCCTCGTCCTTGCGGACGGCGCGCGGCTGCACGCGCAGGCCAAAGGCGACGTTCTCGAACACCGTCATGTGGCGGAACAGCGCGTAGTGCTGGAACACGAAGCCGACGTGGCGCTCGCTGGCGCCGTGTCCCAGCGCATCCTCGCCATCGA contains:
- a CDS encoding 3-hydroxybutyrate dehydrogenase — encoded protein: MGTLKGKTAVVTGSTSGIGLAYARAFAAAGANVVLNGMGVPADIERERSGIETDFKVRAVHSPADMTKPAEIAEMVALGEKTFGSVDILVNNAGIQFVSPIEEFPPEKWEAIIAINLSSAFYGIRAAVPGMKKRGWGRIINTASAHSLVASPFKAAYVSAKHGIAGLTKTVALELATFKITCNCISPGYVWTPLVEKQIPDTMKARNLTKEQVINDVLLEAQPTKEFVTSEQVAALAIFLCSDDAAQITGANLSIDGGWTAA
- a CDS encoding sulfite exporter TauE/SafE family protein, with the translated sequence MIDPLYVASGFGVGLLVGMTGVGGGSLMTPLLILLFGIHPSTAVGTDLLYAAATKTGGSLVHGFARSIHWPAVMRLASGSIPASVVTLLVLWQLELKGEAARSLVNLVLCFALLLTATSLIFRRAIMDHYRRRMEGFDAAATGRATVMVGVALGVLVSISSVGAGAVGVTALLLLYPRLPMASIVGSDIAHAVPLTLVAGIGHWALGSVDWALMSVLLIGSLPGIVIGSYCAVRVPETVLRVVLASVLILVASKLGFNELHFSQSIAAVTGSVAH
- a CDS encoding sulfate/molybdate ABC transporter ATP-binding protein; protein product: MTIEVKNIVKKFGAFAALDNVDLKVGKGELLALLGPSGSGKTTLLRIIAGLDWPDAGEVRIDGEDALGHGASERHVGFVFQHYALFRHMTVFENVAFGLRVQPRAVRKDEATIRARVKELLDLVQLDWLANRYPSQLSGGQRQRIALARALAIEPRILLLDEPFGALDAKVRKELRQWLRSLHSEIHVTSIFVTHDQEEALEVANRVVVMDKGRIEQIGTPGDVYDNPATAFVHGFIGESIVLPVEVSGGSVRLGGRPLNIAADGAASGASKLFVRRHDMQIGPAGTGSLEGAVRHVRSFGPIQRAEIALTGGEGKTVIEIDAPRDRELQAGEIISLQPRRYRIFAAQE
- a CDS encoding CAP domain-containing protein, with product MKRATTAIIGLLLLAGCSADVKIPEQPAMYLDMAQPGATLDPVAAAILISQYRQNNGLGAVVVDPDLIKLAEQQSQAMAARNKMDHNVKGPLEKRLGASGYPAKLAVENISAGYHTMAEAFSGWRDSPPHKANMLKNGVTKLGIAAVYSPNTKYKVFWTLILAST
- a CDS encoding patatin-like phospholipase family protein, whose amino-acid sequence is MDYSDTAPATTPAKAQRVLVLQGGGALGSYQAGAFQALCRSGFEPEWIAGISIGSVNAAIIAGNEGEKRVDRLKEFWELVSSPVPWKPVASGDRARSLFNETSAALIATFGVPGFFTPRIPPAPLWPPGSRQSQSYYDTAPLKKTLERLVDFDRINDLKTRLSVGAVGVTSGNLKYFDNFDFRKRGKKIGPEHIMASGALPPGFPSIEIEGEHYWDGGIASNTPLDYVLGEETNRDLLIFQVDLFSARGELPTSLLEAAEREKDIRYSSRTRMATDKNKQVHNARKALRELLEKLPDDLKNDPSVAVLCNAAKENTVTVVHLIYKSKNYETSSKDYDFSHVAMVEHWNAGVRDVHLSMRHKDVLERPQSGQTMMAYDMTADVSKTAAGKQE